A region of the Salvelinus namaycush isolate Seneca chromosome 13, SaNama_1.0, whole genome shotgun sequence genome:
CAGTTATTAGCAGCTCATCCTCCCACTTTCACTAGTCAATTGTCTTGACCTGTAGGAATGGTATTTAACCATGCAGCTAACACAGCACTTCTTCTGATTGTTCACATTGTGTTTTCTCTTTATATCTTGGTAAATGCATTTTCTGAACTTGCTAGAACTTGCAAGGGTCTACCATAAGTGTATGGTAAGGGTATACAATTATGTAAACAGTTGTGCTGATCTCTCTGAGTTAACACACATCTGTGAACACTGCACATGGTTACTGAGTTGAGTTCTCTATTTCAAGCTGTTGAGGGTTGGGGAGGAGGACAATGGCAGCCAAACAGCGGGCTCTGAAGTTAGAACAACGATATGTTGTCTTATCATGACCTCTACCAATGAGCTTTGCAATGCCCACATGTTGAGGAACATGCTATTTTCGAAAAATACTGTAATATCAACGACAGTTACATTGTGTTGATATGGAGCATAAAAACACAATGCAATTTATGCACTTCAAGAAAAcattggagctaggaacacaattatttcgctacacccgcaataacatctgctaaatacgtgcatgtgataaataatatttgatttgatttttgcgAAATGTTTATAGAATTTGGGGATGGCCTTGTGATATTTATCAAAACAAAATGTCCATGTATGCATATTTTGATTAGTCTTACGTATTTCAATCGATAAGTAGACTTAAGTAAAAATGTGAAGTTTTTCCAACCTTGTAAAGCAACACACAGCATCGACTTGGCTCATTCTGGACTACAACATCCATGTTGGATTTTGTCCAATGACCCTGTCACACTGCCACACATCAATGAAGCTCTAATACTGAAAAATAGTCAAGATGACAAGATGAGATCGACCTTTTTCTGCAGAATAGTTCCCTCTAAAGTTAGTCTATATATTTGAGAGGAATATCAGATTTTTCCCCCCCTGTGCATAATTAATTAGGTCTATAACTGCTAATCAAACAATACAACTCAAAAGAGTCCAATTGTTTAATAATTACAGTGATATCTTATCATATCATTAAACAAAATCGCATGAATTCTTAAGATTTTACACATTTGTTAGAATTCTGAAATACAAATTGGGTGAAATAACTTCCTTTGGCTCAAGTCCATCGGATTTAAAAATTATTTTCAGAATGTTATTTGATTGGTGATTTTGTTTTTTCATTCTTGCTGATTTTGATGATGTTGTTTTATTTGTCAGGGAACTCGCGTGGAGTGCCCTGATTCAAAACTTTAGACCAGAGTAATAAAATATTTACCTGCCTTGGGACTCATAAACACATCTTCAGATGAACGGCATGATTTCACGCTATATCACAAACATTTTAAAGCATGAAGTGCACTGCCTGTCATTGCCTGTCATTTTTGCTGTGTtaataatatatttttgtttCCCCGGTAAACATACTTTACCACTCTTACCACATTAATAGGTAAATAACGCACGTTTTCCTTAATAATGTCAAAATCTACAGGGGGAAAACATAATTGTATGTTTCCGGCACGCCCATTTGTATTGCTGTTGGTTTCTACAATCAACATGAGCATGTGGCAATGCACCACAAAGATATGAAATAGTTATCATATAGATGTGATCTACATCACATAAAGTTCTAATTTGATCAAATTAGGACATGATGCTGATTGATTGTCTCTACACGCAAATGGGGTTTATGCACAAAGCCATGATGATTATCCCAATTAAGAGCTGTCTTATTAAATTACTGTCTTGAGCTAACCAATAGCAATAGTTGTTTCATTAGCAAGGAAGAGTGTTGAAAAGTAAATCCTTCCTGATTGCAGGATGGTGTCAATTGGCTTATTTGCTCTCTTACTCAAAGTGCCTCAAACCATAGGAAGGCGTTGTTTTCGTTTGCTAGATTAGAGTTATTAGGCGTGGACAAAAGCTTACATATAGTTTGCCTTAATAGCGGTTTGTCATTGAGAGCTATGCAGCTCGAGAATTGCATCTTGCCAGCTAGTGTGCTCTCCAAGAAATGTCTGAATGTGGGCAGTGGCTACCCATGCTCCGATGGATCTGAGCTCGCAGGACCATACTATTATATCTGATAGTGACAACCTGGAGAGAAGTTCACCTCTGAAAAAAAATTCCATGGGGATGACGAATCAGTCAGAGGCAGACAATTTTTCCGACTCCAAGGACGCATCAGGGGACGTCCAGAGAGGCAAACTCTCTCCTGATCTCCACGGAGTCTCTGAAATTCGTCATAATTTCGATGGATCTTCAGGAGAAAGGTATATCCTTTCTCAATCTAACCAACCACAGTCAGTCTCAGCAACTCCAAGTGCTATGTTCCCCTATccgagtcaacatggaccagcgcACCCGGCTTTTTCTATTGGGAGTCCGAGTCGTTATATGGCCCACCATCCAGTCATCACTAATGGAGCGTACAACAGTCTTCTGACCAACAGCTCCCCGCAAGGCTACCCAACCGCGGGTTACCCATACGCGCAACAGTATGGACACACTTATCAAGGAGCGGCGTTCTACCAGTTTTCCTCCGCGCAAGCTGGGCTGGTGCCTGGGAAAGCGCAGGTATATCTGTGCAACAGGGCCCTGTGGCTGAAGTTTCACAGACATCAAACAGAGATGATAATCACTAAACAAGGACGGTAGGTATTCCTCTCCAGTTACATCCTTTTCATCACAAGTGGAGGCAAATATTGTGATAATAGCCTAATAcgcaaaaaaaaaattgggggggggggggggggggtatggaaGGTAATTGCAATTGTAATACGTTCAATAATATTGGCTATATTCTCAATATAATTGAACATGTTTAACTGACTATATATTTTCTTGGATtgtttcacaaataatttcacaATTTGATAGATCACCAAACGTGCTGGTCTGTTACGCATGACACATCGCCTGATATCACATCAGCGCACAACATTTATATGATTATTCTTTGTATTATTACAGACGGATGTTCCCCTTTTTGAGTTTCAACATTTCTGGTCTCGACCCGACGGCGCACTACAACATATTTGTGGATGTTATTCTTGCTGATCCAAATCACTGGCGATTCCAAGGTGGCAAGTGGGTACCATGTGGCAAAGCGGATACAAATGTGACAGGTACTTTCCTTTAGCCTACATCTCGGTGAAGTATACAGAGAAGATAACGGTTGATAATTACGTAGGCCTTGATTCTGCAAGGGAAGCTAACGCGCAACATTGAACTAATACAACCAAACAAATATATGATCTAATTAATATCATTGAAAATCAATATTTGTATGATATTTTCTAATAGCAGTGCATTTCAATGTATTTACTTGTCTTTATTTTCCACAGGAAACAGGGTGTATATGCACCCTGACTCTCCAAACACCGGGGCGCACTGGATGCGCCAAGAAATCTCATTTGGAAAGCTGAAGTTAACGAACAACAAAGGAGGTTCAAACAACACGGGACAGGTCAGCTACGACATTTTCATTTTAGATACAGGCTATAAAACAAAACGTTAAATACTATGACCAGAAACGTTCAAAGACCCTCAACTATTGAGCAACGAGAGTTTGTTGTGCTTACACCTACAGTTACATAATAGTTTGCTTATTATGTTCCCCCCAATAATTGATCATAATCTAAAGTCTAAATAACAATTTTtataaaatgtgttatttttcttCAAAACGAATGTCTTATCCTGTCTTCAGTGTTGGTCCTTTAGGCTCTATCAAGAAAATACCATGGCTTATTGACTCCAATTTTAAGTTCGAAATTAACTTTGGTCATTTATGGAATCTCTTCCTTACTTGTACCTCCAGATGGTGGTTCTACAATCCCTTCACAAGTACCAGCCCAGGCTCCATGTAGTGGAGGTCAACGAAGATGGAACCGAGGACTCCAGCCAACCTGGAAGAGTACAGACGTTCACTTTCCCAGAAACACAGTTCATCGCAGTCACAGCTTACCAGAATACCGACGTAAGAAAATCCTTTTGAAAAATCTTATTGACGATAATTCCATTCGTTAAGTATTACAGTATTGTTGCCTATATCCAAAAGCCACATTTCCTTCGGTATATTAGGATTTGGAACGGTAGAAAACAACAAGCACCTGTTATTCGTTCAAATCTGCCTAATTTTTTTTCTGTGCAGATTACGCAGCTAAAAATCGACCACAATCCATTTGCTAAAGGATTTCGGGACAACTATGACACGTAAGACTATTTGTCAATTACTATTTGTGCTTTTATTCTTTGTGTTTAATCCCGTTTGTTTTGCTTGGTTCTGCCTCTCTCCGATTAGAAATTAAATGATATAGGTACATTAATTGGAGAGAATCCATTTGAGGCAATTCAAATGATAGAGATCATTTTTGTGTAAATTAAGTGTAGCCTAATCATGCCTCATTCTTTTTTTGCTCATGCTACATTTGAATCTAAAGAAATTTCAATCGCAGGAAAACGTTTAACCAACATTTCGAATACAGCAAGTTTTTGGTTATATTGTGAGATTGTTAGGCTTTTCGTTAGGCTATTGCAAATGAACAAAATAGGCTATTCATGAGAAGCCATATAATATATGATATAGGCCTATCAAATTCTTGGGACGTGCGTTCATTGGGTGCGAGGATTGGTATATAGTCTATGTTGTGTCCACGTTGGCTCTTCAATATCAATAATCTTAAAATGTGATCAGCATCGATAACGAATTAGCCTATCAAGGTTCAAGTTTCCGTTTAATTTTAATGGGAACACATTAATAAGCATATGCCATTTTATAATGGCATGGTTAGATGATGATAATAATTATTTAATGATGTCCCCAAAAAATGTAGGTAGTCCTAGGCCTAGTTCCTTCTGCATTTGTATCAAATTAGCATTTGTGAAAGTTTGTTCCATTCTTGCACATTGGCAGTGACGGCTATTTCTCATGATTCATAATTTGTTTGTATGTTTCTCCCTCATCTTTTCAGTGTCTACACAGGTTGCGACATTGACCGGTTAACGCCATCACCGGGTGACTCGCCTCGCTCTCAGATCATGCCTGGTGCGAGATATGCCATGGCTGGTTCTTTCCTACAGGACCAATTTGTCAGCAGTTATGCCAAATCTCGCTTTCACCCTGGCGTAGGGACTGGTCCTGGCACGGACCGCAGCGTCCCACTTTGTAACAGCTTGCTATCCCCGCAACAAACCGAAGAGCCCACAGTTGCATCCCCGCAGCGATGGTTTGTCACCCCTGCCAATAACCGACTGGACTTTGCCGCCTCGGCATACGATGCCGCCGCGGCTGCTGATTTTGCCGGTAACGCGGCCACCCTGCTGTCATATGCAGCCGCTGGAGTAAAGGCCCTTCCCCTGCCCACTGCAGGGTGCTCAAGCAGACCTCTCGGTTACTATGCCGACCCATCCGGCTGGGGCACACGCACACCACCCCAGTACTGCAGTAAGTCTAGcc
Encoded here:
- the LOC120057856 gene encoding LOW QUALITY PROTEIN: T-box brain protein 1-like (The sequence of the model RefSeq protein was modified relative to this genomic sequence to represent the inferred CDS: inserted 2 bases in 1 codon), yielding MQLENCILPASVLSKKCLNVGSGYPCSDGSELXQDHTIISDSDNLERSSPLKKNSMGMTNQSEADNFSDSKDASGDVQRGKLSPDLHGVSEIRHNFDGSSGERYILSQSNQPQSVSATPSAMFPYPSQHGPAHPAFSIGSPSRYMAHHPVITNGAYNSLLTNSSPQGYPTAGYPYAQQYGHTYQGAAFYQFSSAQAGLVPGKAQVYLCNRALWLKFHRHQTEMIITKQGRRMFPFLSFNISGLDPTAHYNIFVDVILADPNHWRFQGGKWVPCGKADTNVTGNRVYMHPDSPNTGAHWMRQEISFGKLKLTNNKGGSNNTGQMVVLQSLHKYQPRLHVVEVNEDGTEDSSQPGRVQTFTFPETQFIAVTAYQNTDITQLKIDHNPFAKGFRDNYDTVYTGCDIDRLTPSPGDSPRSQIMPGARYAMAGSFLQDQFVSSYAKSRFHPGVGTGPGTDRSVPLCNSLLSPQQTEEPTVASPQRWFVTPANNRLDFAASAYDAAAAADFAGNAATLLSYAAAGVKALPLPTAGCSSRPLGYYADPSGWGTRTPPQYCSKSSPVLSCWPTNSVGGRSGTSNYLVDEADTIPTERSPIGGSDEAKPKDLSESNWIETPSSIKSIDSSDSGIFEQAKRRRISPSATPVSETQLKSEMLAPRECEKNCAKDIGYYSFYPHS